Proteins encoded by one window of Chrysiogenes arsenatis DSM 11915:
- a CDS encoding nucleotidyltransferase family protein encodes MRKKLDKSLILNYLKEHSPEFQEKYSVERIGLFGSYAKDTASDSSDIDLFVTMKPSLFAMAAIKEQIEYDLQRKVDIVRDHKNIKPLFLETIRKDLIYV; translated from the coding sequence ATGAGAAAGAAACTTGATAAATCTCTCATTCTTAACTACTTAAAGGAGCACTCTCCTGAGTTTCAGGAAAAATATTCTGTCGAAAGGATTGGCTTGTTTGGGAGTTACGCAAAAGACACGGCAAGCGACAGCAGCGATATTGACTTGTTTGTCACTATGAAACCATCGCTTTTTGCTATGGCAGCTATTAAAGAGCAGATTGAGTATGATTTGCAGAGGAAAGTTGATATCGTTCGTGATCATAAAAATATCAAGCCACTTTTTTTAGAAACCATTCGGAAAGATTTGATTTATGTATGA